In Lutra lutra chromosome 6, mLutLut1.2, whole genome shotgun sequence, the following are encoded in one genomic region:
- the LOC125101706 gene encoding SLA class II histocompatibility antigen, DQ haplotype D alpha chain-like isoform X2, translated as MFINDHFASYGINVYQSYGPSGQFTHEFDGDEEFYVDLEKKETVWRLPVFSTFGSFDPQGALRNLAIAKQNLNILIKLYNYTTATNEVPEMALFPKSPVSLGQPNTLVCLVDNIFPPVINVTWLKNRHSVTEGVSETSFLAKKDHSFLKFSYLTFLPSADDIYDCKVEHWGLDEPLLKHWEPEIPAPMSELTETVVCALGLAVGLVGIVVGTVFIIQGLHSSSASRHQGPL; from the exons ATCACTTTGCTTCCTATGGCATAAATGTCTACCAGTCTTATGGTCCCTCTGGCCAGTTCACCCATGAATTTGATGGAGATGAGGAATTCTATGTGGACttggagaagaaggaaactgtCTGGCGGCTGCCTGTGTTTAGTACATTTGGAAGTTTTGACCCACAAGGTGCACTGAGAAACTTGGCTatagcaaaacaaaacttgaacATCCTGATTAAACTCTACAACTATACCACTGCTACCAATG AGGTTCCTGAGATGGCTCTGTTTCCCAAGTCTCCTGTGAGTCTGGGTCAGCCCAACACCCTCGTCTGTCTTGTGGACAACATCTTTCCTCCTGTGATCAATGTCACGTGGTTGAAGAACAGGCACTCAGTCACAGAAGGTGTTTCTGAAACCAGCTTCCTCGCCAAGAAGGATCATTCCTTCCTAAAGTTCAGTTACctcaccttcctcccttctgctgATGATATTTATGACTGCAAGGTGGAGCACTGGGGCCTGGATGAACCACTTCTGAAGCACTGGG AACCTGAAATTCCAGCCCCTATGTCAGAGCTGACAGAGACTGTGGTCTGTGCCCTGGGGTTGGCTGTGGGCCTTGTGGGCATTGTGGTGGGCACAGTCTTCATTATCCAAGGCCTGCACTCAAGCAGTGCTTCCAGACATCAAGGACCCTTGTGA
- the LOC125101706 gene encoding SLA class II histocompatibility antigen, DQ haplotype D alpha chain-like isoform X1, translating to MEKRMILGILTLTTMMGPSGGEDIVDHFASYGINVYQSYGPSGQFTHEFDGDEEFYVDLEKKETVWRLPVFSTFGSFDPQGALRNLAIAKQNLNILIKLYNYTTATNEVPEMALFPKSPVSLGQPNTLVCLVDNIFPPVINVTWLKNRHSVTEGVSETSFLAKKDHSFLKFSYLTFLPSADDIYDCKVEHWGLDEPLLKHWEPEIPAPMSELTETVVCALGLAVGLVGIVVGTVFIIQGLHSSSASRHQGPL from the exons ATCACTTTGCTTCCTATGGCATAAATGTCTACCAGTCTTATGGTCCCTCTGGCCAGTTCACCCATGAATTTGATGGAGATGAGGAATTCTATGTGGACttggagaagaaggaaactgtCTGGCGGCTGCCTGTGTTTAGTACATTTGGAAGTTTTGACCCACAAGGTGCACTGAGAAACTTGGCTatagcaaaacaaaacttgaacATCCTGATTAAACTCTACAACTATACCACTGCTACCAATG AGGTTCCTGAGATGGCTCTGTTTCCCAAGTCTCCTGTGAGTCTGGGTCAGCCCAACACCCTCGTCTGTCTTGTGGACAACATCTTTCCTCCTGTGATCAATGTCACGTGGTTGAAGAACAGGCACTCAGTCACAGAAGGTGTTTCTGAAACCAGCTTCCTCGCCAAGAAGGATCATTCCTTCCTAAAGTTCAGTTACctcaccttcctcccttctgctgATGATATTTATGACTGCAAGGTGGAGCACTGGGGCCTGGATGAACCACTTCTGAAGCACTGGG AACCTGAAATTCCAGCCCCTATGTCAGAGCTGACAGAGACTGTGGTCTGTGCCCTGGGGTTGGCTGTGGGCCTTGTGGGCATTGTGGTGGGCACAGTCTTCATTATCCAAGGCCTGCACTCAAGCAGTGCTTCCAGACATCAAGGACCCTTGTGA